Proteins from a single region of Abyssalbus ytuae:
- a CDS encoding DUF5686 family protein, with product MKKLFYLIIFLNYCFLWSQTKVSGIVVDESENPIPFANVYFKDSTEGTITNDDGRFYLESDQTYDILIISSLGYTGQELELKKGANYDLKVILVEGELLDEVVVYRGKQSKKNNPAVEILKKIWARKRQNGIRKFDQYQYDKYEKVEFDLNTIDSALMESKLFKGMEFVFEQVDTSRVTGKTYLPIFINEAVYKVYGDNKLKKEKEDLIGNKNSGFSSNQSIISFIQDLYSDYDIYNNYLRFFDKSFVSPLSKTGIDTYNYVLADSTFIDNKWCYNIIYYPRRKNELTFKGDFWVNDTTFAIKEINLQVTKSANINWVKEIYIEQEFEVLNDSVFLLERDYMMSDFSLNKKEESKGIYGKRTTVYDNYEFDIEKGSSFYEVEVDPFNPVIYDRSDEFWSHHRLEDLNKDERGIYTMLDTLKTVPKFKRLYNIGSILASGYIEIDKWNIDYGPIFSTFGMNEAEGLRIRGGGRTYFGPNDMWRIEGYGAYGFKDSKFKYGISGKWLLDRKIRLKVSAGNRRDVEQIGVSLTATNDVLGRSFASSALFTAGANDKLTNINLTTAGIEFEPYKNLKFGMGGSFRTLRSALPDVFSLSYLDAESSTGIASETKQFEMNMSLKYTPGRKTIGYGVERKDVNDDYSILFLNYSAGLKDVLESDFDYEKVQLFFRKPWQVGGFGRLFTTVELGKTFGEVPLSLLSVVPGNQTYFSIFNTFPNLDFYEFVTDTYASVHLEHNFNGRLFSRVPWLRKFNLREIVGLRGVWGELSDENILLNQPANIPLIAPDDRIYWEYSFGIGNIFKVFRIDFNFRGNYLDLPGARRFSVTGAFGFYF from the coding sequence ATGAAAAAACTTTTTTATCTCATTATATTCCTAAATTACTGTTTTCTTTGGTCTCAAACTAAGGTAAGCGGTATAGTAGTTGACGAAAGTGAAAACCCTATTCCTTTTGCAAATGTGTACTTTAAAGATTCCACCGAAGGAACAATTACCAATGATGATGGCAGATTTTATTTGGAATCTGACCAAACATACGATATCCTTATTATTTCATCATTAGGATACACAGGACAGGAACTGGAACTTAAAAAAGGAGCTAACTACGATTTAAAAGTAATTCTTGTAGAAGGGGAATTACTGGATGAGGTTGTTGTTTATAGAGGGAAACAGTCCAAAAAGAATAATCCTGCAGTTGAAATACTCAAAAAAATATGGGCGCGAAAAAGGCAAAATGGTATTAGAAAGTTTGATCAGTACCAATATGATAAGTATGAAAAAGTAGAGTTTGACCTTAATACCATAGATTCTGCCCTTATGGAGAGCAAACTCTTTAAAGGAATGGAATTTGTTTTTGAGCAGGTTGATACTTCACGGGTTACAGGAAAAACATATCTTCCTATCTTCATTAATGAGGCGGTTTATAAGGTTTATGGCGACAATAAATTGAAAAAGGAGAAAGAAGATTTAATAGGTAATAAAAATTCCGGGTTCAGTTCAAATCAGAGTATTATCTCTTTTATACAGGATTTGTATTCTGATTATGACATATACAATAATTACCTTCGCTTTTTTGATAAAAGTTTTGTGAGTCCTCTTTCAAAAACAGGTATTGATACCTATAATTATGTGCTGGCTGATAGTACATTTATCGATAATAAATGGTGTTATAATATAATTTACTATCCGCGACGAAAAAATGAACTCACTTTCAAAGGAGATTTTTGGGTTAACGATACAACTTTTGCCATTAAGGAAATTAACTTGCAGGTCACCAAAAGTGCCAACATAAACTGGGTTAAGGAAATATATATAGAGCAGGAGTTTGAGGTGCTTAATGATTCTGTCTTTTTGCTGGAACGGGATTATATGATGAGTGATTTTTCTTTGAATAAAAAAGAAGAATCAAAAGGTATTTATGGTAAAAGAACTACTGTTTATGATAATTATGAGTTTGATATTGAAAAGGGAAGCAGTTTTTATGAAGTTGAAGTAGATCCGTTCAACCCCGTAATTTATGATAGAAGTGATGAGTTTTGGAGTCATCACAGGCTTGAAGATCTTAATAAAGACGAAAGGGGTATATATACAATGTTAGATACCCTTAAAACAGTTCCCAAGTTTAAAAGGCTTTACAATATTGGCTCTATATTAGCTTCTGGATATATAGAAATTGATAAATGGAATATAGATTATGGTCCTATTTTTTCAACTTTCGGTATGAACGAAGCCGAAGGATTGAGAATAAGAGGTGGTGGCAGAACTTATTTTGGCCCCAATGATATGTGGCGGATAGAAGGATACGGAGCCTATGGCTTTAAAGATTCAAAATTTAAGTATGGTATTTCCGGTAAATGGCTTCTTGACAGAAAAATAAGGCTTAAAGTTTCGGCAGGTAACAGAAGGGATGTAGAGCAAATAGGAGTGAGTTTAACCGCTACTAATGATGTTTTAGGCAGAAGTTTTGCTTCCTCTGCTTTGTTTACAGCCGGAGCTAATGATAAACTTACCAATATTAATTTAACTACTGCCGGTATTGAATTTGAACCTTATAAAAATTTAAAATTTGGGATGGGAGGCTCTTTCAGGACTCTTAGATCGGCGTTGCCGGATGTTTTTAGTTTAAGTTATCTGGATGCTGAATCATCAACCGGGATTGCTTCTGAGACTAAGCAGTTTGAAATGAATATGTCACTCAAATATACCCCCGGCAGAAAAACCATAGGGTATGGAGTAGAGCGTAAAGATGTTAATGATGACTATTCAATTTTATTCCTGAACTATTCTGCAGGACTTAAAGATGTTCTTGAAAGTGATTTCGACTACGAAAAAGTACAGCTTTTTTTTAGAAAACCCTGGCAGGTGGGTGGTTTTGGAAGGCTTTTTACCACAGTTGAATTGGGTAAAACTTTTGGTGAAGTCCCATTAAGTCTTTTAAGTGTTGTACCAGGTAACCAAACCTATTTTTCTATTTTTAATACTTTTCCCAACTTGGATTTTTATGAATTTGTAACCGATACGTATGCTTCTGTACATTTGGAGCATAATTTTAACGGGAGATTATTTTCCAGAGTTCCCTGGTTGCGAAAATTCAACCTAAGGGAAATAGTGGGACTGAGAGGTGTGTGGGGAGAACTTTCAGACGAAAATATATTGTTAAATCAGCCTGCTAACATTCCTCTTATTGCCCCGGATGACAGAATTTACTGGGAGTATTCGTTTGGCATAGGCAATATTTTTAAAGTATTCAGAATAGATTTTAACTTCCGTGGTAATTATCTTGACCTTCCCGGAGCCAGAAGATTTAGCGTAACAGGAGCTTTCGGATTTTATTTTTAA